TGACAAAGTCAATTTTTACACAAACTGTCGATTTTGTGTGGGCTTTGCTCTGGCTAGGTTTCCCTCCATCccggctccgactccggctcTATGTGGGCTATTGTCGGGGCCAGTATTTGACTGGggatgtgtgtgggggtggcAGAGACTTTTAAGGCCTCTCTAGTCGGTTCCGCATGATTGGGCAATTCACAATCTCTTTCTTCCATAGACACCATGGCTGTTGTCTAGGCTAATGTCTCAATTAACTGCCAAAAATGCTTTTGTGAGCTGTTCATGTTCCCGAGCTGGTCAGCTATGAAGCCCTGATTATAATTAGCCCAGATATTCAGTGACGTGGGATTTAATCTAAGATCACCTGTGTTAAAATCCCGCAACTTTCGATAGTCAGACACTTTCCTTTTCCTcactttaaatattaaattcgGCTGCAGCATTCGCGATTTTCCCGGGAATGTAGCAAAATCCAGGGACCAGCAAAAAGCTGTCATCggaaacaaaacaataaatatgcTATGCTCATGATTAATGATTTGCACGCACAAAGAAACTaactaaaataataaaacgatGCTGCGATCCTGCAATAAGGAGCAAAAAGAAACTGTTGGCACTTTTGtgagtacaaaaaaaacaagcaagGAAGTAACAACGCCCAGGCTGGCATTCCCTCTGTTTGGCTTTGCGGCCAGCGTAGCGTGTATTAAGGGAATTAAAATGTTATTATATAAAACAAGGACAAGGGTCCGTTCCAGATGACGATGGAGAGAAGAACTGGAAGGAGGAAAATCCAGAGAGGTGGAGTGCTCGAGAGCGGTTGAGAAATGGGTAGGTGGGTAAAACACGATGGCAACGCTGTTGCCACTGATCCTGGATAACGATGTGATAATCACACCCATCACAGCCACTCAGCCCAAGCATATGGGACGACGGATGGctggaaggaaggaaggaaggaaagaaGGAATGGACAGTCAGGACAGGAGACAAGACAGACCAGGACTGGCGAGTGACTTGTACATAATTCCACCAATTTTTGTAAAGAACTTAATTTTACGCTTTTGCATTTTCAAAATGAAAAGTTGGATGGAAACAAGGATGGCCCTGGCCCTCACCTGTTAGCCACCCTCATCCCCGACCCTTGAGTCCCAGGCCTTAATAAGTTTGCTTAGCTACCCACAAAAGGCATTGAAGCGGGCACTCAGTTGGCTTCCTTTCACATCTACATCTACCTATACTCCCAGGTACCCTCTAGCCAACAATTTTTTTAGTCTTTCATGCTGTCTCATATTGCGTTCCTTCATTTTCCATTGCTGGGGCTTCCATTGTTTGGATTCGTTTTTTTGAGTGTGAAATTTTTTGGGTCAACTCTTTtgtttcaaattgaaaatatgtacaatgtatgtatgtgtggatatGTTAATAGTTTATTAAAGTCATATAATAGCATATAAAAGAATACTAAATTCTATTTCAGAGAACGCACGCAGGTAAACATCTGATATGAAAACTTCAGCGTCTattgaattgaaaatgatTGGAAAGTGTGTTCGCTAGCAACATCagataatatatatgtaagtactTACAGCCATATAGGTTTGAATGGACACAGGTGCCAGGTTGTATGTTTTCCAGACATAGGACTTAGTAGAACGCATCATTAGGATGAGCAACATCTTCCTGTAGACAAGGTCGCCCTCATACCAGTTGTTGTAGAAAGCAGCCGGCATCACTTTGTCACTCTAAAAACGCAGAGGGATGCAAATATCAATCATCCATGCATATTGAAAacaacataaatatttgaaaacgaaaaattccGGACGATGTATATCGTTCTGTTCTTATGAAAACCCCACTTACCGCCATTGTGACCTGAGTGCCATTGTGGCATATGCAAAAGGTGTAGATCATGAATAAAAACATTCCCACCATGTATTTGAGAGCTAGACCCAAGTCGAACATGATCATGGAAAAGCCCATACTGCACACGGCAATCGACGACACACAGTAGCTGATCAGGAAAGTGCAGTTAAAGATGCCATTGGCACGGTCCGCAACTTTGAATAGCCGAGTGTGGTAGGAGATCAGCGCTCGAAGCTGTTCCTTCGCTCTGGGATCACGGGCGTCAAGGGCTTCCAGCCGCCTGGCCAGGCCATCAAAGTGTAGCTCCAGCTGGGCGGTGCAGACGAAAACCAAACACTCAGTGGCCATCATCATGCCCAGGTTCATTACAGACGCAAAAGCCTGACTAGCATAGGCGATCCAAAAGCCCAGAGTTGAGCCATGGACCTGCCAGGGATACCACGCCTTGCTCTGTACCTGGTAACTCACTTGCTGCGACTCCGTCAGTAGTTCGCTTAGGAGCTTCACAAGGGGCAGCAAGTTGTAGTAGGTTGCAGAACAGACAAAGTTGATGCTTAACCTCTTCATTTTAAGAGCTGAATCGTCGTAGAAGTAGCGAGTACAGTACGGGCTCTGCCTAGCGGGTGCAAACAGTTGCTCCAGTCCTTCCAGGAGTTCTTCAATCTGGGGTCTATAGATCAGCAGCGTGTACATATTGCAGATACCCAGAACGGTGAACCAAAGCATGCCACCCACTTCAGAAAGCTCTGCAACGTAAATAATCGGCTCCTTTGTCTTCCGTTCGATGTGGTAGCCGTAGGTGATGAATGAAAAAAAGTAACAGCTCATATTCAGGGCACCCAGTACAAAGATAACCTTTTTCATAAGCGTCTGCTTCGCACCCGGTGATTGTCTGCCACTCCATCCGTATCTTCGTATCAGAGCCACTTGGCAGCCAAGGTCCGAGTACTGCATAAAATCTGCCAACTGCATGCTTATAAAGACCATAACTGACTGGACTGAATTGTGACTGGATGGAAATATTAAGACTTTTATAGAACCCTGCACTGGGAAACCAGTCACATTGGTCAGCCTGCCATGACCTTCGATGACGTCCTGAGAACATGCAACTGCCTAACTGGATAATGAGAGCCATTAGCTATTCCTATAATTTGGTATTCAGAAAAGGAAGCTTTGATTCTATTCTAATATCATATGGCAAGGGCGAAATCCCACTTAAAAAAATTATCAACGCTTCCCACTATATCTAACTTACCGCCTCTGTGATCTAGATGCCATTGTAGCTTATGGAAAATGTGTATACAAGGAATAGGACCAGCCCAAACATGTACTTCAGAGCTGAACCCAGTTGGCGCACTGTCATGGTGAAGCACATGAACATGAACATGAAGCACATAGACAGGCTCGAGGTGGAGAAGCTCACGAAGACGCTGAAGTTGAACAGGCGATTGACATTGTCCGCTACGCGGAGTATGCGACTGTGGTAATAGATCAGCGACCGgagcttttccttttccctcgGATGCTTAGCATCCAGTTCTTCCAATTGTCTAACTAGACCATCAAGGTGAAGCTCCAGCTCCATGCTGGTCATCATGGCGCCCAAGTTGACCATAGAAGCAAACTACCAAGTGGTAATCTCTGTATCCGGTAGCTCACTGCCTGCGCCTCAGTTGGTTCGTAAAACAGGATCAGAACTGACTGTAAATTGTAGACGGTACAGCAAACTATAAATATGATTTACGATTTTCTCATCACACGCCACTACTCCTCATAGTGCCCAAGGCGATAGATTTTCTTTCGGACGATGCCAAAAAGATCCTCCAGTTGCTCCAGCAGTTCCTCAATTTGGAGTCTGTAATAGATTAACATCCCTATCATGCATAGGCCCTCCATGATGAAGCCCAGACTACTGCCCACTGAGAATAGATCTGCCTCATACATGATTGAGTCCTTCGACTCCCTCTCTGTGCGATAAGCATATATGACATCATATGGAACGCCATATTGATGGTGCCCAGCAAAAAAGATAATTCTTTTGATCAATGATTTTTTTGGTCTCAACGATCCCcgtccactccactcgaatCTCCGGAATTGAATCCATTGGCAGGTAGAGTCAGGATACTGCATAAAGTCCTCCAACATCATAACTGGCTTGACACTTAAACTGACTTTTTTGAAGAATATTCTTAAGAAACTAAAGCAAAATGGAAGGCCCCAGCGAGGAGCTCCTGAGAACACGCAACTGGATAATTGGCGCTATTAGGTATTCCTTTGATTCGGCATTCACAAGTCAATTTGTTGTAATTCTGAGTACCTTGTAAAAAACCCAACCTTATCTGTGCCCTATCTTTTTGGGGGAATGAGAGGGCTTACTCGGCTGCCATAATATGAGCCTGTATTGCGTTCCATCATACAACAATGTCGCGGATGAGCAAGACTCCATCATTACGGGGCGAAAATGCTTCAATCTAGcttttaaacatattttcaGGAACGGATATCAAAAAGATCGTCCACAGAATTAAAATTACCAGCAAGGATATAATCTAAATAGTCTACATACAATAAAACTCTATTACTGTTAGGGTGGAGTCCATAAATCTGATAAGGATAGTTAAGTTAAAGGTGCGATTTAATTCGCTGCGAGTCTATGAATTGCTCGCACAGAAGGGCCACATATGAAGGGCAGTTCTGGTATAGGAtaggtatatacatatgtagtagGAAACAACGAACTTCATAAGGAATCTAATGAATCTAATGCCTCTAAGAACAAATAGCTCAATTAGTTCTTCCTCTGattgaaaaggaaaaacttgtATTTTGGATCTTATTACAGTGCCACACAGAATATTCATGAACATGGAACAGAAACCGACACAGGCCATCCCATAAGCAATATATAAAGTGGGTGTCATTAGAAGGGATGAGCGTGGGAACTAGTTACGCACATCCCTTCTTTTCTTAGCGTTGGTCTTGGTTTGTAATGAGATTATAGTTTCTTATATATAGTGAATAAgatttgaaaataaaacagtTTGAATCTACAACTCAACTCAGTATTGCCATCAACCCAGAATTAATATTTTTGGGATAATAGAATAAGAATAATAGAATAACGGATTTTTAAAAGTTGGCGAAAAAGTGCCGTCATACAGAAAGAAAACCGAACAGTCAAAAAAATTCCGTTTCCTTCAGAATGTTATTCAGTACTTACCGCCAAAGTGAGCACACTGCCCCTGTAGCATATTAAAAAGTGATAGAAGACAAAGGCGATTAGACCACTTATGTACAGTAGGGCCTTGTGCAATTCGAGCAACATCGTGGCAATGCTTGTCAGGCAAATGGCGATGGTCGAAACGATTAGGCTGACCACGAAGGTAAAGTTAAAGAGGCGATTTACTCGATCGCCAAGCCGGAGTATGCGACGGTGGTATAGGATCAGGGATCTGAGCTGTTGATTCGCCGTGGGCTCTTTTGCATCAATGGCAGTTAGGTGGTTGGCCATGGCATCAAAATGCAGCTGAAGTTGGGTGGTGAAGAGACAGATCAACTGCTGACTAGACATACTGAAACCCACTCCGAGGATCGAGCCAATGGCCTGGCATAGATAGGCTGCCGAGTAGCCGAGAGGTGAGCCGTACACCTGCCAGGGATACCACGTGTAGCTCTGGGCCCGGTAGCTTATGTCCTGCGAGTCCATGAGGTGTTCGCATAGAAGAAGCACAAGTGGCGCGATGTTGTAGTATATGATGAAGACCACGTAGAAGTTGACCGTGAACTTCATTAAACCTACTGCCTGATCGTTGTAGTGTCGGATGCGGTAAAGCCTCTGCCTGGGCTCGGGGTACATCTCCTGCAGTTCGGCAAGCACCGCTTCGATCTGGGCTCTCTTGGACGTCAAGGCCCAAATGTTTAGGAACCCTGCGAATATGAGCGCCAGCACACTGCCCATCTCCGCGATCTTTGCCACGTACATACTTATTTCCTTTTGTTGACTATTAAACCGGACCCAGTAGATGATCATACCCAGATTCTGATAGCCCAAGCACAGGGATCCCACCATAAACACGATCTGCCTGGTCACAGTCTGCTTGGGTGCCACGGTTCTCCGGGCGGTCCACTCGAAACGGGGTGCCATGCCGAAATAACGGAAGGCAATGTCCGGATACCTCATCAAGTCCTCCAACTGCATCCTGTTCGATAGTTATACTGACTTGCTGCAGGTCGGAAATGGCCTTTATAAACCTATGCTTCAGGGCCTAATTGAGCAATTTTCAATCGAGTCCTGGGAACAGGCACTTGCTCTGCTTTCGCTTGAAAACTTGTCCTGTTAAATAATagttcaatttaaaataaaaattaatacgCGTTAGGATTTAATGgataaaattgatttatattttctgaAGCTATGGTTGTGGTCTGTCCAAGTTTTCTACTTCCATCGGAGTGATCATTCGCAGTCTTAAAC
The sequence above is a segment of the Drosophila pseudoobscura strain MV-25-SWS-2005 chromosome X, UCI_Dpse_MV25, whole genome shotgun sequence genome. Coding sequences within it:
- the Or69a gene encoding putative odorant receptor 69a, which encodes MQLEDLMRYPDIAFRYFGMAPRFEWTARRTVAPKQTVTRQIVFMVGSLCLGYQNLGMIIYWVRFNSQQKEISMYVAKIAEMGSVLALIFAGFLNIWALTSKRAQIEAVLAELQEMYPEPRQRLYRIRHYNDQAVGLMKFTVNFYVVFIIYYNIAPLVLLLCEHLMDSQDISYRAQSYTWYPWQVYGSPLGYSAAYLCQAIGSILGVGFSMSSQQLICLFTTQLQLHFDAMANHLTAIDAKEPTANQQLRSLILYHRRILRLGDRVNRLFNFTFVVSLIVSTIAICLTSIATMLLELHKALLYISGLIAFVFYHFLICYRGSVLTLASVMVFISMQLADFMQYSDLGCQVALIRRYGWSGRQSPGAKQTLMKKVIFVLGALNMSCYFFSFITYGYHIERKTKEPIIYVAELSEVGGMLWFTVLGICNMYTLLIYRPQIEELLEGLEQLFAPARQSPYCTRYFYDDSALKMKRLSINFVCSATYYNLLPLVKLLSELLTESQQVSYQVQSKAWYPWQVHGSTLGFWIAYASQAFASVMNLGMMMATECLVFVCTAQLELHFDGLARRLEALDARDPRAKEQLRALISYHTRLFKVADRANGIFNCTFLISYCVSSIAVCSMGFSMIMFDLGLALKYMVGMFLFMIYTFCICHNGTQVTMASDKVMPAAFYNNWYEGDLVYRKMLLILMMRSTKSYVWKTYNLAPVSIQTYMATLKFSYQMFTCVRSLK